GATAATCGCTTCAATCCTGGCACCACCGCCGATCTCATTACCGCCTGTTTATTCGTAGCCCTACGAACTCAGGTATTGCGCCCGGATTCCCCCTTTGTTTGGGCACAATCCCTCGGAGTCGAGTTGGCATCGCTATAACATGGATCGGAGGATCAAGAAGGCACCCAAGGGTCCTGAAGTCTCGCCGGGGAGGACCTCTTTGAGAACAACTGCCCGGAATTCCCCTAGCCTCTGATAAAATATCATGCCGACTGAACGCTACAAGGTGCGCGTCACCAAAGATCATCTCGTATTCTGCTGCGGGCACTTTATCAGCTACCGCGGACACCAGTGCGAACGACTCCACGGACACAATTACCGTGCTGCGGTGGAGGTCGAAGGCCCGTTGCAAGCGGATTTTTATGTGGTGGATTTCATCGCTTTGAAGCATCTGACGCGAGAAATCACCGATGAATTGGATCACCACATGCTCCTGCCCACGCGCAATCCGGTGATCCAGGTGGAGGAACGCGGCTCAGTGGTGGCTGTGCGTTATGCGGAACGGCAATGGCTCTTTCCCCGCGATGACTGCGTCCTATTGCCCATCGAAAACACCACCGCCGAGCTGCTAGCCCACTATATTGCCGGCCGCTTGTGGCAATCCCTGCAACAGCGCGAGGGGTTCACACCCGATATCTTGCGTGTGGAAGTGGAGGAAGCACCGGGGCAGAGCGCAACCGTAGAGTGGCGTTCCTCATCCACCCCGGCGTAAACGGCACGCCTAAGCTGCCTAATCCTATCGAGTCACCGCCACATCGACCGTTCAGGATGAGCGGCTCCATCTTGCCTCGGAGGTGGATCAGGAACGGACAAGCGATCGTTGAGCAAACGCTGATACAGCGCGCGCAGTTGTCGCCGCAGCGGCTGAGCTTGGACGAAGAGCTGGCGTTGGGCTTCGATGTATTCAGCGCGCCCTTCGGTGGTTTCGATGCAGATCGGTTCGAGGCCATAAACGCGGAGATCGTAGGGGCTAGCACGCATGTCCAACTCGCGGGCGCGCCGGGCGAGATCAAAGGTAGCTGCCACTAGGGATCCCGGACAAAACGGCGCGATTTTATAGGCGAACCGATACAGGTCCATGTTGACGTGAACACAAGCCGGTTGATCGAAGCGGATCGCATCCGACCGTGTCAACTCCCAGCGGTTGAGCGGACGAGCCGACGGCGTGAAAAACCGGTACGCGTCGTAATGGGTACATCGCAACGACTGTTGCCGCACGAAGGCGTCGATTCTCTCGCTCTGAAGTCGCAGTGGCACATAGGGATGACGGATGCAAGACTCCTGATATACCATCGCCCATTCGTGCAGACCGAAACAACTCCACGCCGGCTCGCGAGCTTCCACAGCCTCCAAATACTCCACTGCCCAACGCAAATAATCCACGCGGTGGGCCGGAAACGCCTCCACAGGCAATACCACTCCCTCTGTGATCTCGATAAATTCCCGCCAGCCTACGTCTTCAATGCGGGCGCCTTGCAACACGATGCCCCACCCCGGCGACCAACGCAAAAGATGACTGGGACGATATGAGTAATACTCAAACAAAAAATCATACACCGGATGGCGCTGGCCCCGGCTGGATCGCTGCAATCGCGCCTCGACCCAGGGACGAAGGAGCGATAGATCCCGTTGCCGCTCTTCACGCCATCGATCCGCTGGCCACCATTCATACGGCTGCCTGATCGCCCCGACGGCCATCACCTCTCTCCAATCCCAGAATCTACGAAGGATTCCACACCGAACGAAGAATCTCTTGACCGCACTATCAGGATTGTACGCGCGCTGAAGCGCTAGCTCCGGCGAGCCTATCGCTCATCCTATCTGTCCATAGACACACGAAAAATGCCAAAACTTAGCACCGAAGTGGATAGGTGGCAGGGAAAAACAAGGGGTTAAAAGAAGTGTCCCGCTCCAGATTGTTGCTGCGTCGCCCATTCACAGCAACCATCCTTTGCGGGACAATGGAATCGTAGCACCCGATCTGGGAAAAAGCAAAAAAATTCTTCCGGACTATCGCAGAAAAAGAGTTTGGCTTGTCAAAATTTTCGACACCTCCCCATCGTTCTCTTCACCTGTCTCAAGTTTGACGTAAATTATTGATATTTCTGATGTTGAGATGAAAAAGCTCAAAAAATACGGAGGGAAAATGGAGCGGAACTCAGAATTCCTCAGGGGGAAAGTGTCATTTTCATCGTTTTTTCATATGAAGCGATTGTGATCAAGAGGGGATAGACACAAGCGGGAACAGAGTAGCGAGAATCAAGGTCACAATCATCCCCGTACATCCTAACACAGCCAACAGTGGGGTCCAAGATCGCAGGGTTTCCACTTCGGTCAAGCCCCCCATCTTGGCAAAGATCCAGAAACCAGAGTCATTCATCCACGAGCCGACAAGCGATCCGGAACCAATAGCCAGTGCCAAATAGACGGGATGACAGCCAAGGGAGGTCGGAGAGGTCAACATAGCGCCGAGCATGGAGGCGGTGGTAATCATGGCCACTGTACTTGAGCCTTGGGCGATTTTCAAAACCATGGAGATGCCGAAACCGAGGAAAAGATAAGCTAAGCCGCCACCTCCAAGTTGTGCAAAGTGAGCTTCGATAGCAGGCCCAATTTGCGCGGCTTTGAGCATAGCTCCGAAAGCTCCCCCCGCCGCAGTGATGAGAATGATCACTCCTGCGCTCAACAATGAAGTCTCAACCATTCCTAAGGTTTGCTCTCGTGTAGCTCGTTTCTGTTTGCGATAGATTGCGACAGCAATGATCATGGCTAAAAACAAGGCAAAATTGGGGTCTCCCAAGAGCTGAAATACCGGCTGAATGTACTCGAGCTGCACGTTCGAAGTAGACTGTTTCATTCCAGCTTCGACGGCTGTATTGGCACTGATGAGGAGCACGGGAAGAAGAATCGGTAGTAAGGACAAAAGCAGAGGAGGCAAGCGCTCCTCTGGCAGGGATTCCATGACCTTCAGTCCCGGCACTTCTCGCATGGGAACGGGCATGCGGCGGTCCACCCAAGCGGAAAAAAGCAAGCCTACTGCCGCTGCGGGGACAGCTACTAAAATTCCCATGAGGATCATCACACCCAAATCGACTTGCAATTGGGCTGCAATCACCAACGGCCCTGGTGTCGGAGGCACCAATGTGTGGGTGATCGCTCCCCCTGCTGCGATCGCCATGATAGACAGCAGATAGCGGCGCTGAGTTCTTTGGTAGAGCGAACGCGCAAGAGGGACGAGAAGGTAAAACACTGTATCGAAGAAGACCGGAATCGCCAGAATATACCCACTCGCTGTTAGAGCCGCTGGCGCACGCCTCTCTCCCAAACACCGCAGAAGTGCTCGGACAATACGATCCGCAGCGCCACTTTCCATCATGCAGGTTCCGATGATCGAGGCGAGAGCAATCACTATCCCGAATTTTCCCGTCGCATTTCCAAACTCGATAGCCACCGTGCTAACCGCATTCCCCAACCTCATCGTAGCTGGACCAGTTTCGGATGCAGGAAGTGTGGTAGCCAACAGACCCACCACAAACGCCGAACTGATCAGAGCCACAAAGGCATGCACCCGAAACACGACAATCAGACCGATAATGGTGACAATTCCCACCACTAGGATCACCAATGGGTGCATATCTGCCACTCCCGCAGAATCTCGGCGTGTTGTCCGGTCTTGCCTGATTCCTCTTGGCCATGTGGCTCGTGGATCAATTCCACACCAAGCCTCTACCCAGGCACGAAACCCCTGCCAGTTTATTGCCTGTTCCTGGAATGGCGAGGCCGAGGTCAGAGAGAGGGCAAAGCTGTGCTGAGGCTTTCAGAAGCCGAGACTTAGGTCTTTTCTAGAATTGCTTGCTACTTGGCGGTGGGGATGGCTTGAACGGTGATTTGACCGTTAGCTGAGGAGAGGACATAAGTCTGATTGTCGTTTTTGCATGGCAGTTTACCAGTCCAGAGGGGACGGGTGGGATTCTTGGGGTCGTAAATTTCCACATTCTTGATCGTGGGAAGGGGGAGAAACTCTCGAACTGTTTCTCCAGCGACTAACTGGATAGGTTTGCCCCGCCGGGCTTGACCCGCGACGATAAATGTCTCTTGGATGATCAGGGTTTGCCCCGTTTGGTTCTTGATGGTAACCCACCCTGCTAGGGCAACTTCCGCAAACAACAGCAGGAAGCAACCTCCCAACAGGCCACGTCTCAAGGTGTATCCCATGCCTCGAACTCCCTGTCTGGAGGGAAAAATGCTCCCATGGCTTCGGCACTCGGATATGGTTTCTCAACCTTTGAGCTTCCCGTCTCTTAGCCAACTAAGCAAGCGCCTGAAACTCTCTCGATTATGAACGCTTACGAGCACAAAGGCTTGCGCCAAAATGTGGGGAAATCCTGTGGAGTCACGAGGAAGCGTCACTTCGGAAGTGAAAAAATGTTTTTATATCGAATCCAAGTCCTGCATTAGCGATAAAACCATGGCCAAAGTGAAAGCTGCGAGGATCCGTGATGGGAGCCGCAGATACTTACACAGGGGTTACCGGTATGAGCGGGACGCTGCCAATAATCCTCCAGGGAGCGATGCTCCTGTTAGTAAGCGTGCTATTCCTAGTGAAGAGCAGCACACAAATAGGAGTGGCTAGTCTCGCCACCCCCGCATTAGGCGGTGATTGCAACCGCAGAGTACTTCCCCTCTCAGTGGGCATCCTTTTTCATAGGCATGGGATGGGGCAACTCAGAACCCGAGGGCGTTCCCTGCGGACCCGCGTTAGGAAGAGGAGTTGGCTGCCCGACGATGGGAGGATATGCCCCTGTGGGGAATGTCATCACAGGGGGGGTGGCAGGTAGTGTGGCGATGCCTGGGGGGACGAGGCAGGCATCACAGGCAGTGGGGGGAAGTGGATAACCAAATTTGTAATACTTGTGGTGCAACAACGGCTTACGCGGAGGATAGTAGCATGCTGGTGTTGCACAGGGATGCAACCGGAAACCCCAACAGGGATGATGGCAATAGCATCCCGTGTTCGCTACCATCACTCCTAACCATACCAGATAAGCCCAGCGCAGCTTCATGACCATTTCCTCCAAATTCCTCGGAGATCAAGGGCAAGGAGCAGCCCTCGTCCGCATCCTACGGAGGCCAACGGAATCCTTTCCTCAGCACGCCGGTGCTTTGGCCTAATCATTCTGCGGCTGTTCCATGACCGTCTTCCTTACGATCATGCGCCACGCTAGCCTCAAGTCAAAGAAGGATCATCGCCAGAGCAGACGATTCCGAGGCAGACGGCGACAGGTTTACCTTCCACGGTAAGTGTGCCGGAACTGTGTTTGTTACCTACGGCAGGAACCCGTGGGAGGCGGAAAAGATAGCTACCCATGCCGGACAAATGGGACCTAAGGAATGATCTGGCAATTGAAACTTTTCCCGCACAAAAAGCGGTCCAAGCTGCTCCGCCTGACGTTCTCCTCCCGTGGCAAGAGAAAAACGGGATTGGCCATGTCCTGCAAGGACAATTTCAAGTCGGACAGGCCAGCGCCAGGTTGTCTTCCGAGTTACCGCCATGAAAGCGGTAAAGTGTCATTGGGGCACATAGGTCGTGGGCGGGAGTGGCGGCGGCGGGGGTGGCAGACTGCCCACTGTTGGAGGAGGCGGCAAACTGCCGCAAGGTGGAGCAGCACTGCCGGAAACCAAACAATTCCTCCTCCAACCGCAACCTGTACTCGTCACCAGAAGAATCAGTCCCGCGAGAAGCCATCGTTTTGTTTTATCCTTCATCCTTATCTCTCCCCAAGCCGTTTTGTGAAAGGTTTGGCCACCGGCATGTTTTCGACTTTGAGCTCAGCGCTGGGAATCAACCTAATTTAGCCTAGAAGCCATCCTTTCAAGTCGAGGGGACTCACTTGAAAAAAATCGCCAACTTTTGAACGCATGCAGTTCTGGAAATAGCGAAGGGATAGACTAGGGAGAAAGGGCGAAGTCAAGGGGAAATCCCGATTGTTCCTGAAGGTGAAATCTTAAGGGCTGCTGGCACAAAAGTATGACAGATAAGAGAACAACGGCACCAGCATTGCTGTGCGATGTGATGATCCAGATCAAACAGCGACTCCGGCCATTGGAATCCCAAGAGGTGTTATGGGACCAGGCGGCCGGTCGGGTCTTAGCACAAGCCATTACAGCGCCTGTCTCCTTGCCCTCATTCCCCCGTGCCGCCATGGACGGTTTTGCTGTGCGCTCCAGCGATCTGGAGGCAGCCTCTCCCGAGCAACCATGCCAGTTACAGGTCCGCGGAGTGGCGTATCCCGCCCGCCCTTGGCCGGGCACGGTTTCAGTCGGCACTGCGGTACGGATCATGACTGGTGCTGCCATCCCAGAAGGTGCGGATACCGTGGCGATGCTTGAGGACAGTGAGGTATCCGCGGATGGGCAGTTTGTGAGTTTCCGACGGCCATCCCCACCCGGCCGGCATGTCATCGCTGTCGGCGAAGATGTTCGCGCCGGTCAGGTCGTGCTCCCCGCAGGCCGCGTGCTCCGTCCTCAAGATGTGGCCTTACTCGTGGCTCTGGGGCTAACATCATGCCCTGTGGTGCGGCAGCCGCGGGTGATGTTACTCGTGAGCGGCTCGGAACTGGTTCCACCGGGAGTTATCCCGAAAGTTGGAGAGATTGTGGACAGCAATACTCCCCTGTTGCAAGCATTGATTCCCCGTGATGGCGGTCAAGTAGTAGAGGTGCTGCGAGTCCCTGACGACCCAGTCCTTCTTCGCCAAGCCTTCCGTCAGGCTCTGACAAAGGACATCGACGTTGTGCTCGTGAGCGGCGGCTCGTCAACCGGAGATGAAGACTTCTGTCCCTGCGTGCTCGCGGAAATGGGAGAATTGGTCGCCCAAGGACTGGCCATCCGACCGGCAGCACCGACGGGCTTCGGCTGGCTGAACCGAGCTGGAACCCTGCTCCCTGTCGTGCTCTTGCCGGGCAACCCCGTAGCTTGTCTCGTGGCTTACGAGTTGCTCGCGGGCCGAATCATTCGCCACTTGGCTGGCCGCTCCCTCGACTTGCCCCATTGCCAGCGGACCGCACCGTTGCGCGAGAGCTGGTCTTCACCCCCGGGACGCCTGGAATGGGTTCGCGTCTGCATCGAGCAGAATCAGGCGGTTCCACTTCGGCAACGGGGAGCATCCTCGATTTCTTCCCTGGTCGCCGCCGACGGCTTCTTCTTGGTTCCGGAGGAAGTAACTCTCTATCCTGCTGGTACGATAGTCACTGTGTATCTTTTCGACACTCTGAGCGGTCAGCAATTTTAGCAACTTTAGCAACTATTCCGTGCCGGCCGAATACCTCAATGCAGCCGACTTTTCCCCCATCTCACGGGACCGGAGGAAGGCAACTCATTTCCCCATCGGCTTGGAGACTGATGGAGCGCTTTGCAAACCTTGAACCACCCACTCCAGGAATTCGCGGGCATGCCGGGCCAGCTTGTCCACGTCTTCCGCTTTTTCAGGACGTGGCAACAGGGGGGCGAAGATATTCTCACAGGCTAAGGGCATGGTCAGCCCTGTAAATGCCACGGGTTGCAACAGACGATAGTGATCGATTTCTCCAAAGCCGGGGCCGCAGTCTTCCTTCTTAGGCCAGAGGCGATGATCTTTGATGCAAAAGCTGCGGATTTCGGAGACACAGGTGCGTACGTCTGCAATTGGGTCTTTTTCCAGATAATCCAGGACGTTCCCTGCGTCATAGTTGACTTTGATATGGGGGTGGTTGACCTCCTGAGTGATCGCAGCACACGCTTGACCCGTCCCCGTTTCACCCCCATGCTGCTTGATGACCAGGATGACATTGTGATCTTTGGCGATGGGAGCCAGCGCTTTGAAACGTTCCACCCAGAGCTGACGGTTGCCTCCCTTGGTATGACCAAAGGTTAACACTTGTCCGATGCCCGCCGCTCCGGCTTGCTTGATCCGCTGGGTGAGGACTTCCAGTCCATCCGGGGCTTCGGGGTAAACCATACTGAACATCATCACGGGTTCGAGTCCCAAGTCGCGACACCGGCCCGCCAGTTCTTTGGCTTTCGCCGGAGGGTCATCCCTGGCAAGCACTGGGATGTTTTGTCCGCTGTCTTCCCGATGGGTGGTCCCCCACGCGACGTATTTGAATCCGGCAGCCTGAATACCCTTGAGGGCACGGACCAACGGAAAGCGGGCGTACGGCAGGGTCATGCAAGCGATTTGGAAGCGAGTCGGCCCTGCGGGCGTCAAACTCGCATCCTTAGATTGGACTTGAGATTGGGCCTGACTGACGGAAGGAGAATCTTGACGGTCGCTTTCTGTCCCGCTTGCTTGCTGAGGTTTGGCTGCCTCAAGTCCTCCCCAGCCCGCGAGTAGGACAGTGGATTGCAGAAAATGACGGCGGTGTATCATCGCAATCCTCCCGGCAATGCCCAGGATGCCTTTGCGACCCCTCCGTGGCGGGATTATTCCTTTCGGATCAGATTCTTCAACGGTCACGATCGGATTCCGCGATCCGCTGGCTCATTTCGACGACAATTGTGTAAAGCGGATGTTGCGGAATGTCACCGTCATAGGCCCGCCCGCGTGGATCTGGAAGGCAATGATTCCCGCCGGTGGCAATTTCTCGAACACTTCGTCGATAAAAGTTTCGCCGTTGATGGTGATAGTTACCCGTTGGCCGACGGCTCGAATGCGGTATTCGTTGAAACCATCCGGCTTGACGAACTTTTTGACCCGATCCGCTGGGGCCTGCTTCATCATACCGCCGAAACGTTCCCCATATAAGCTCCCCCAGTACTGCTGGCCAATGTCGGCTTGCGGACCAGCGACGATGAACTTTCCTTTTTCCTTCGGGCCATCCAGCAAGCGGCTGCGGATTTGTACTCCGCTGTTTCCCTTGGCATTTTTTAGCTCTACCTCAAATGCCAGCTCAAAGTCACCATACTGTTTCCGGGAGCAGAAGAAGGTGTTGAAACCGGGATCCTTGTCCGCGTGGCCAATGATCGTTCGGCTCTTGGGGTCCAGCTTCCAATACTGGGGTAACCCTTCCCAATTGGCCGGATCCAGGAAAGCGTCGGTGTCATCGGCCTGAACCCGGGGCAGAAAGGCTAGCACAACTAAGCCGGTCAGGACCAGCAGGCGGCGGAACATTGTGGTTTCCTCCTCTGAGGCAGAAATCAGGTGTGGCTCGCCTTACCTCTTCCGAGTGTAAGGACACCGTGAACGTAGGGTCAATCGCTTCAGACGCTCACCATCATCCGCACGGAGCGTTCCTGCGGCAATAGTGTATTGCATTTTTTCGCTCATTAGGTCGGGTTGGGGAACTTTCCCCATTCCGTCTCCGCTGGCAAAGCGCGGCTGGTTTGCTAAGCTCATTATCATCCTGCCGAGCCATAGCTGATCTGAGCTTTGCTGTATCCAGGAGGCCACCGCGTGACCACAACCCCCCCTTCCGTAGCCGCCCCTCTTTCCCCATTGGTTCGCAGTCTGGTGCTGATTGCCGCAGCCATCGGCTTCCTATTTGACACTTACGAACTGCTCATGTTTCCCGTCATTGGTGCCCAGGCGTTGTCGGAACTACTCCAAGTGGAGCAGAATTCGACCGAGGTGAGACTGTGGGCTGGACGCATGTTGTGGATGGCGGCTCTCTCCGGCGGCATTTTCGGGCTTTTCGGAGGCGTGCTGGTCGATCGATTCGGGCGCAAAACGGTTATGATCGGCAGCATTCTGTTGTATTCCCTCTCTCCTGTGGCAGCAGCGGGGAGCACGGCGTTATGGCACTTCGTGCTCTTTCGGTGTACCACGTTCATCGGTGTATGCGTTGAGTTAGTTGCAGCGGTCACTTGGCTGGCTGAGTTGTTCCTGGACAAACGCCAGCGGGAACGGGCCATCGGTTGGACCCTTGCCTTTGCTTCCCTTGGTGGCATCCTGGTGACCGAGGTTTTCAACGGTATTGTTGCCTGGCTTCACCACCAGCCCCAGGGACTGAGCTGGCTCAGCCACGTGGGCATCTCCCCGACACCGTGGCGCTATACTTTGCTGACCGGTCTGATACCAGGAGTATTGATCCTCCTATTGATGCCGTTTGTTCCAGAAAGCCGTATTTGGCGGGAGAAAAAGCTAGCTGGCACCTTGCAGCGGCCCCGCATTGCCGAGTTGTTTTCACCCCAGCTCCGGCGAACCACACTGGTTACGACCATCCTCTCGGCTTGCAGTTACGGCGCTGCGTTTGGCGCTTTGCAATTAGGGCCATCTGTTATGGTCGCGGGACTGCCCGATGTCCATCAAGCGAGGCAGGAAAGCAAAGAGAAAGTATCCGCTTTGCAAGCGGCGTTGAAAAGCCCCTCCGCCGAGGAACGCCAACAGGCACAAGAACAGCTCCAGCAGGCCCAGGCTGCGGTACCGCGGCTGATCGATGCCAAGCGCGGCCAGATGCAACGCTGGCAGGAAATCGGAGGTCTGACCGGGCGTATTCTCTTTGCCTTACTGGTCGTCTATGTATCCAGTCAACTCCTCATCCGCATGTTTCTCCTACCCGGCTTGGTCCTGTTCCCCGTGACCTATCTCGTGCTCTACCACAGCGACTTTGCCCTTTTCTGCGCCGCACTTTTCCTCTGCGGGTTAGTCACTGTGGCACAGTTCAGTTACGTGAGCGAATACCTACCCAAGGTATTTCCGGTGCATCTGCGAGGAACGGGCAGCAGCTTTGCTACCAACATCGGGGGACGCATGATTGGGACCATGGCAGCCGTCATCAACACGGAACTGCTAGCCCCTCTCTTTTCCGGAGAGAATCCTCACCGAGTGGCCATCGCCGCGGCGGTCATTGGCACGGCGGTTTATGCCATCGCGTTGCTCGCTTCCTTCTTCCTTCCTCCCCCACGGCAGGAGGCCGATTGACCCGCCTTCATTATGCAACTTGCAACCGTAGATGCTGCCCGCAATGCCACCCTGGCAAATACAATGCCCCAAGCCAAGCGTTGGGCTACATCGTATATTCACTTCCACTTGTGACTCTACTCATCCCCCCAACCTAAAGGAATAGGAATGGTTTGGGCAGTCCCAGGAGCAGCGTAACAGGTCTGCCTTCCGAATCACGGAGAAGAGCGACTAGCCGACTAGTTGACGGAGCTGTTTGAGATAGCGGGGGACTGCCACTTTCGGCTCCTCGGCCGCTTCATACTCCAGGGCGACGTATCCCTGGAAGTTGGCCTCTTTGAGGATGCGGATAATGCGAGGTAAGTCGGCTTCTTCCCGTTTCTTGTCCGCCCGGATGATCTCCGTTTTCACTTGGGCCACAATACCATAGGGCACTATTTTGGCGATGTCGGCGTAGGGGTCAGCAGTGTGGAAATTGCCAGTATCCACATTGACTCCAAAGGCTTTGCTGCGGACTTGTTTAACGAGTGTCAGAAGCAATTCCGGGGTCGCCGTAATGCCGCCGTGATTCTCCAATGCCACTTTGACGCCGACTTTTTCGGCATGAGCGCAACACTCTTCGATGGCAGCCACGACGCGCCGTTGGGCATCTTCGAGGGTGTCGCCGCGCTCCAGGCTTCCCGCAAAAATGCGAACCGTTTCAGCCTCCAGCTTCGCCGCTCGCTCCAGCCAGGCTTTCACCGTATCGATCTCGGACTTAAGACGCTCCGGATCGCGCCGGCAGAAATTGTTCCCCACCGGAACTCCGGAAATAGCCAAACCATGCTGGCGGCACCGATCCTTAAGTTTCTTCAGATAAGCATCACTGGTTTCGGCAAAATAGTAGGAGGTCAGTTCCACTGCCTCCAGGGGTCCCCAAGCCGCGATGTCGATGAAGTCGAACAAGGTGAGAGACGGCTTTTTCAAATCCAGATATTGCCGGTAGCTATAGGCAGCTAAACTCAACTTGAGGAGCGGTTTGTTTCCGGGCCGCGGGACAGGATCAATCGCTTCCGGAATACGACCGGCGTTTGTTTGCCCGATGCCGGCCGATGCCGGAGCTGGTACCACCAGTGAGTTGGAAGATCGAGCTAAAGCCCCCGTTCCAACCGTCAGCATTCCGCCCACAACAGCGAGGAAATCGCGGCGCGAGCCTCTCATGTCAGCACCTCCTAATTCACAGAGTTCGCGATCAATTACCTCCGGCCAATCCCCTCCGTAAACTTTCTCCGGAGAGCATGGTAAGCTCCGAGTGTGGTGTACCCCGTTGAGCCGTGTCGTCAACCGGAGAAATCTTCTCGCATCTGAGGGAAAATGCCGCCCGGAGTCAACGGCGTGGGACCATTCTCAAGCCGATGCAGCCAAAGGTTTCGCTTGCAACGCTCGGTCCCATTCTTCCTGCCATTCCTTCCAAGCAACATGGCGGCGCAAATCGTCGAAATCTTTAGCCAAAGGAACGTCTAATTCCAGTCTCTGGCGTGTCGCATAAACTTCGACCGCCGCCTTATCGAGCAAGCCCCGAAACGCCAGGATCAAGATCGAACGTTGTTCATCGCTGAGCCGTCGGGTCCAGCCCCACTCGACAATTTCGGCGTGGATACGGCCTTCCATCTCTTCAAAAGCCAGTTGCAGCGGAACAGGCCCGAGGTGGGGATGGTGGAAGCTAACCGTTACGCGCCGGCATCCAGTCTGAATGTGATCGAGGTGCAGCGGCAAGCTGTCCTTGGCCACACGATGGAGCAGCGCAAGGCACTCCCGCTCGACAAAGTGCTGGAGTTCGTCCACTACGTGATGGAGCCTCTGCCGCCAGAAGTGCTGTTTATCCCGTGTTTGGGCGCGGCGCAGTTTGCGATAGCAGCGCGGCAAGGTTCCCGAATGAAACCCTGGCCGCAAAAGTCCGCGCATCGTTTCTCCGTGGCTGCCAATAACCACGGGAGACAAGCGCCGCGGGCGGTTGGCGGCGTACAGCCGCCAATTCTCCTTCAACTCCCAGGCAATAAAACC
This Thermogemmata fonticola DNA region includes the following protein-coding sequences:
- a CDS encoding 6-pyruvoyl trahydropterin synthase family protein, yielding MPTERYKVRVTKDHLVFCCGHFISYRGHQCERLHGHNYRAAVEVEGPLQADFYVVDFIALKHLTREITDELDHHMLLPTRNPVIQVEERGSVVAVRYAERQWLFPRDDCVLLPIENTTAELLAHYIAGRLWQSLQQREGFTPDILRVEVEEAPGQSATVEWRSSSTPA
- a CDS encoding 3-methyladenine DNA glycosylase, with the protein product MAVGAIRQPYEWWPADRWREERQRDLSLLRPWVEARLQRSSRGQRHPVYDFLFEYYSYRPSHLLRWSPGWGIVLQGARIEDVGWREFIEITEGVVLPVEAFPAHRVDYLRWAVEYLEAVEAREPAWSCFGLHEWAMVYQESCIRHPYVPLRLQSERIDAFVRQQSLRCTHYDAYRFFTPSARPLNRWELTRSDAIRFDQPACVHVNMDLYRFAYKIAPFCPGSLVAATFDLARRARELDMRASPYDLRVYGLEPICIETTEGRAEYIEAQRQLFVQAQPLRRQLRALYQRLLNDRLSVPDPPPRQDGAAHPERSMWR
- a CDS encoding GntP family permease, translating into MHPLVILVVGIVTIIGLIVVFRVHAFVALISSAFVVGLLATTLPASETGPATMRLGNAVSTVAIEFGNATGKFGIVIALASIIGTCMMESGAADRIVRALLRCLGERRAPAALTASGYILAIPVFFDTVFYLLVPLARSLYQRTQRRYLLSIMAIAAGGAITHTLVPPTPGPLVIAAQLQVDLGVMILMGILVAVPAAAVGLLFSAWVDRRMPVPMREVPGLKVMESLPEERLPPLLLSLLPILLPVLLISANTAVEAGMKQSTSNVQLEYIQPVFQLLGDPNFALFLAMIIAVAIYRKQKRATREQTLGMVETSLLSAGVIILITAAGGAFGAMLKAAQIGPAIEAHFAQLGGGGLAYLFLGFGISMVLKIAQGSSTVAMITTASMLGAMLTSPTSLGCHPVYLALAIGSGSLVGSWMNDSGFWIFAKMGGLTEVETLRSWTPLLAVLGCTGMIVTLILATLFPLVSIPS
- a CDS encoding molybdopterin molybdotransferase MoeA, with translation MTDKRTTAPALLCDVMIQIKQRLRPLESQEVLWDQAAGRVLAQAITAPVSLPSFPRAAMDGFAVRSSDLEAASPEQPCQLQVRGVAYPARPWPGTVSVGTAVRIMTGAAIPEGADTVAMLEDSEVSADGQFVSFRRPSPPGRHVIAVGEDVRAGQVVLPAGRVLRPQDVALLVALGLTSCPVVRQPRVMLLVSGSELVPPGVIPKVGEIVDSNTPLLQALIPRDGGQVVEVLRVPDDPVLLRQAFRQALTKDIDVVLVSGGSSTGDEDFCPCVLAEMGELVAQGLAIRPAAPTGFGWLNRAGTLLPVVLLPGNPVACLVAYELLAGRIIRHLAGRSLDLPHCQRTAPLRESWSSPPGRLEWVRVCIEQNQAVPLRQRGASSISSLVAADGFFLVPEEVTLYPAGTIVTVYLFDTLSGQQF
- a CDS encoding sugar phosphate isomerase/epimerase family protein, which encodes MIHRRHFLQSTVLLAGWGGLEAAKPQQASGTESDRQDSPSVSQAQSQVQSKDASLTPAGPTRFQIACMTLPYARFPLVRALKGIQAAGFKYVAWGTTHREDSGQNIPVLARDDPPAKAKELAGRCRDLGLEPVMMFSMVYPEAPDGLEVLTQRIKQAGAAGIGQVLTFGHTKGGNRQLWVERFKALAPIAKDHNVILVIKQHGGETGTGQACAAITQEVNHPHIKVNYDAGNVLDYLEKDPIADVRTCVSEIRSFCIKDHRLWPKKEDCGPGFGEIDHYRLLQPVAFTGLTMPLACENIFAPLLPRPEKAEDVDKLARHAREFLEWVVQGLQSAPSVSKPMGK
- a CDS encoding 3-keto-disaccharide hydrolase; the encoded protein is MFRRLLVLTGLVVLAFLPRVQADDTDAFLDPANWEGLPQYWKLDPKSRTIIGHADKDPGFNTFFCSRKQYGDFELAFEVELKNAKGNSGVQIRSRLLDGPKEKGKFIVAGPQADIGQQYWGSLYGERFGGMMKQAPADRVKKFVKPDGFNEYRIRAVGQRVTITINGETFIDEVFEKLPPAGIIAFQIHAGGPMTVTFRNIRFTQLSSK
- a CDS encoding MFS transporter; amino-acid sequence: MTTTPPSVAAPLSPLVRSLVLIAAAIGFLFDTYELLMFPVIGAQALSELLQVEQNSTEVRLWAGRMLWMAALSGGIFGLFGGVLVDRFGRKTVMIGSILLYSLSPVAAAGSTALWHFVLFRCTTFIGVCVELVAAVTWLAELFLDKRQRERAIGWTLAFASLGGILVTEVFNGIVAWLHHQPQGLSWLSHVGISPTPWRYTLLTGLIPGVLILLLMPFVPESRIWREKKLAGTLQRPRIAELFSPQLRRTTLVTTILSACSYGAAFGALQLGPSVMVAGLPDVHQARQESKEKVSALQAALKSPSAEERQQAQEQLQQAQAAVPRLIDAKRGQMQRWQEIGGLTGRILFALLVVYVSSQLLIRMFLLPGLVLFPVTYLVLYHSDFALFCAALFLCGLVTVAQFSYVSEYLPKVFPVHLRGTGSSFATNIGGRMIGTMAAVINTELLAPLFSGENPHRVAIAAAVIGTAVYAIALLASFFLPPPRQEAD